The following coding sequences lie in one Ostrea edulis chromosome 8, xbOstEdul1.1, whole genome shotgun sequence genomic window:
- the LOC130049477 gene encoding uncharacterized protein LOC130049477 isoform X3, whose translation MVRGYAVLSAMFVSFMFLQNDAKLPKFVNRVSKCPEPGDITKWERRSEELECHHPLQGGSSQQQSHVYHCLPSSYLNESVEYCGISGPVDAGNCPVYKYANTNGRNKAVSYRQCRHFTTGCPDEFYHSKEVYKYPSCLNLNEVSKCYLNDIACPTKDNVSIVTMSSTENTTTLVIDARDVTGPHVNKSDFDSDSVITLLIVLLVVLSAIVIGGTVGFFRKRENVTGAMRFIRSKIRCLRKVQLSSTDPNSSIPMLNAGGEGDGAATCTCTSNGGLIPVYKEMNVLKAAHLKDLIYRVATGIADTNIKRLIFNLKNDVIGNSDRMLARELDEITDGEQLLLFMHRMFDLNLNLCILQGYLELIDEHKLAQECKHFAKRSKEPLSFYRKHTNRKGVTTVYVKLAKDRSECTLNDIENVARNIAHLVNAKRKDVRIRGISEGCVLLHLDVTNRFISTLKRCNFNCLKQFGVFRIEISDKCIFHCGKYMYIVYVNSYIYIDYMHVAF comes from the exons ATGGTGCGTGGATATGCAGTTTTATCAGCAATGTTCGTTAGCTTTATG TTCCTACAAAATGATGCAAAACTTCCAAAGTTTGTGAATAGGGTATCGAAGTGCCCAGAGCCAGGTGATATCACAAAATGGGAACGCCGGTCTGAAGAACTAGAATGTCACCATCCTCTGCAAGGGGGTTCCAGTCAACAACAATCTCATGTCTATCATTGTCTTCCAAGCAGTTATTTGAATGAAAGTGTggaatattgtggaatttcaggCCCAGTAGATGCTG GTAATTGTCCGGTGTACAAGTATGCTAACACTAATGGTCGGAACAAAGCTGTCAGTTACAGACAATGCAGACATTTTACAACAGGATGTCCAGATGAGTTCTATCACTCTAAAGAAGTGTACAAAT ATCCTTCTTGTCTGAATCTGAATGAAGTCTCCAAATGTTATCTTAACGACATTGCTTGTCCAACGAAAGACAACGTTTCCAT AGTTACTATGTCTTCAACTGAAAATACAACTACGCTGGTTATCGATGCTAGAGA CGTGACTGGACCACATGTGAACAAATCTGATTTTGACTCTGACAGCGTCATAACCTT ACTCATCGTGCTACTGGTCGTGTTGTCTGCAATTGTAATAGGTGGAACAGTGGGCTTTTTTCGTAAAAGGGAGAATGTCACAG gaGCCATGAGATTTATCAGAAGTaaaatcaggtgcctaagaaaAGTACAAT TGTCTTCCACAGATCCTAACAGCAGCATCCCCATGCTTAATGCCGGGGGAGAAGGCGACGGtgctgctacatgtacatgtacgtccaATGGAG gaTTGATACCTGTATATAAGGAGATGAATGTTCTAAAAGCAGCTCACTTGAAAGATTTAATTTATCGTGTGGCAACTGGAATTGCTGATACGAATATCAAGAGActtattttcaatttgaaaa ATGATGTCATCGGCAATAGTGACAGGATGTTGGCGAGGGAACTTGATGAAATTACTGATGGAGAACAATTACTGCTCTTCATGCACAGAATGTTTGATCTGAATTTAAATCTTTGCATTCTTCAAGGTTACCTTGAATTGATAGATGAACATAAACTAGCTCAGGAATGCAAACATTTTGCCAAAAGAAGCAAAGAACCCTTATCATTTTATAGGAAACATACCAATAGAAAAG GTGTAACTACAGTATATGTCAAACTTGCCAAGGACAGAAGTGAATGCACTTTAAATGATATCGAAAATGTAGCAAGGAATATAGCGCATTTGGTCAACGCAAAACGGAAAGATGTAAGAATCCGCGGTATCTCCGAGGGATGTGTTCTTCTTCACCTGGACGTGACGAATCGCTTTATCTCCACTCTCAAACGATGTAATTTCAATTGCTTGAAGCAATTCGGTGTATTTCGCATCGAAATATCGGATAAGTGCATATTTCATTGcggtaagtacatgtatatagtgtatgtaaattcatacatatatatcgaCTACATGCATGTTGCATTCTGA
- the LOC130049477 gene encoding uncharacterized protein LOC130049477 isoform X2, whose product MVRGYAVLSAMFVSFMFLQNDAKLPKFVNRVSKCPEPGDITKWERRSEELECHHPLQGGSSQQQSHVYHCLPSSYLNESVEYCGISGPVDAGNCPVYKYANTNGRNKAVSYRQCRHFTTGCPDEFYHSKEVYKYPSCLNLNEVSKCYLNDIACPTKDNVSIVTMSSTENTTTLVIDARDVTGPHVNKSDFDSDSVITLLIVLLVVLSAIVIGGTVGFFRKRENVTGAMRFIRSKIRCLRKVQLSSTDPNSSIPMLNAGGEGDGAATCTCTSNGGLIPVYKEMNVLKAAHLKDLIYRVATGIADTNIKRLIFNLKNDVIGNSDRMLARELDEITDGEQLLLFMHRMFDLNLNLCILQGYLELIDEHKLAQECKHFAKRSKEPLSFYRKHTNRKGVTTVYVKLAKDRSECTLNDIENVARNIAHLVNAKRKDVRIRGISEGCVLLHLDVTNRFISTLKRCNFNCLKQFGVFRIEISDKCIFHCDNHHEDAMPQDKYSSKRKRHTRKWRYTSPQRQNTQPKNGEKNRSCKRMHN is encoded by the exons ATGGTGCGTGGATATGCAGTTTTATCAGCAATGTTCGTTAGCTTTATG TTCCTACAAAATGATGCAAAACTTCCAAAGTTTGTGAATAGGGTATCGAAGTGCCCAGAGCCAGGTGATATCACAAAATGGGAACGCCGGTCTGAAGAACTAGAATGTCACCATCCTCTGCAAGGGGGTTCCAGTCAACAACAATCTCATGTCTATCATTGTCTTCCAAGCAGTTATTTGAATGAAAGTGTggaatattgtggaatttcaggCCCAGTAGATGCTG GTAATTGTCCGGTGTACAAGTATGCTAACACTAATGGTCGGAACAAAGCTGTCAGTTACAGACAATGCAGACATTTTACAACAGGATGTCCAGATGAGTTCTATCACTCTAAAGAAGTGTACAAAT ATCCTTCTTGTCTGAATCTGAATGAAGTCTCCAAATGTTATCTTAACGACATTGCTTGTCCAACGAAAGACAACGTTTCCAT AGTTACTATGTCTTCAACTGAAAATACAACTACGCTGGTTATCGATGCTAGAGA CGTGACTGGACCACATGTGAACAAATCTGATTTTGACTCTGACAGCGTCATAACCTT ACTCATCGTGCTACTGGTCGTGTTGTCTGCAATTGTAATAGGTGGAACAGTGGGCTTTTTTCGTAAAAGGGAGAATGTCACAG gaGCCATGAGATTTATCAGAAGTaaaatcaggtgcctaagaaaAGTACAAT TGTCTTCCACAGATCCTAACAGCAGCATCCCCATGCTTAATGCCGGGGGAGAAGGCGACGGtgctgctacatgtacatgtacgtccaATGGAG gaTTGATACCTGTATATAAGGAGATGAATGTTCTAAAAGCAGCTCACTTGAAAGATTTAATTTATCGTGTGGCAACTGGAATTGCTGATACGAATATCAAGAGActtattttcaatttgaaaa ATGATGTCATCGGCAATAGTGACAGGATGTTGGCGAGGGAACTTGATGAAATTACTGATGGAGAACAATTACTGCTCTTCATGCACAGAATGTTTGATCTGAATTTAAATCTTTGCATTCTTCAAGGTTACCTTGAATTGATAGATGAACATAAACTAGCTCAGGAATGCAAACATTTTGCCAAAAGAAGCAAAGAACCCTTATCATTTTATAGGAAACATACCAATAGAAAAG GTGTAACTACAGTATATGTCAAACTTGCCAAGGACAGAAGTGAATGCACTTTAAATGATATCGAAAATGTAGCAAGGAATATAGCGCATTTGGTCAACGCAAAACGGAAAGATGTAAGAATCCGCGGTATCTCCGAGGGATGTGTTCTTCTTCACCTGGACGTGACGAATCGCTTTATCTCCACTCTCAAACGATGTAATTTCAATTGCTTGAAGCAATTCGGTGTATTTCGCATCGAAATATCGGATAAGTGCATATTTCATTGcg ACAATCACCATGAAGACGCAATGCCCCAGGATAAATATTCTAGCAAAAGAAAACGACATACTAGAAAATGGAGATACACATCCCCACAACGCCAAAATACACAAccaaaaaatggggaaaaaaacagAAGCTGCAAACGTATGCATAATTAA
- the LOC130049477 gene encoding uncharacterized protein LOC130049477 isoform X1, giving the protein MVRGYAVLSAMFVSFMFLQNDAKLPKFVNRVSKCPEPGDITKWERRSEELECHHPLQGGSSQQQSHVYHCLPSSYLNESVEYCGISGPVDAGNCPVYKYANTNGRNKAVSYRQCRHFTTGCPDEFYHSKEVYKYPSCLNLNEVSKCYLNDIACPTKDNVSILGANEYQKRRFPRRPGSQNSSYNLHTSQIIYWKMVGGVFSMRHKITVTMSSTENTTTLVIDARDVTGPHVNKSDFDSDSVITLLIVLLVVLSAIVIGGTVGFFRKRENVTGAMRFIRSKIRCLRKVQLSSTDPNSSIPMLNAGGEGDGAATCTCTSNGGLIPVYKEMNVLKAAHLKDLIYRVATGIADTNIKRLIFNLKNDVIGNSDRMLARELDEITDGEQLLLFMHRMFDLNLNLCILQGYLELIDEHKLAQECKHFAKRSKEPLSFYRKHTNRKGVTTVYVKLAKDRSECTLNDIENVARNIAHLVNAKRKDVRIRGISEGCVLLHLDVTNRFISTLKRCNFNCLKQFGVFRIEISDKCIFHCDNHHEDAMPQDKYSSKRKRHTRKWRYTSPQRQNTQPKNGEKNRSCKRMHN; this is encoded by the exons ATGGTGCGTGGATATGCAGTTTTATCAGCAATGTTCGTTAGCTTTATG TTCCTACAAAATGATGCAAAACTTCCAAAGTTTGTGAATAGGGTATCGAAGTGCCCAGAGCCAGGTGATATCACAAAATGGGAACGCCGGTCTGAAGAACTAGAATGTCACCATCCTCTGCAAGGGGGTTCCAGTCAACAACAATCTCATGTCTATCATTGTCTTCCAAGCAGTTATTTGAATGAAAGTGTggaatattgtggaatttcaggCCCAGTAGATGCTG GTAATTGTCCGGTGTACAAGTATGCTAACACTAATGGTCGGAACAAAGCTGTCAGTTACAGACAATGCAGACATTTTACAACAGGATGTCCAGATGAGTTCTATCACTCTAAAGAAGTGTACAAAT ATCCTTCTTGTCTGAATCTGAATGAAGTCTCCAAATGTTATCTTAACGACATTGCTTGTCCAACGAAAGACAACGTTTCCAT CCTGGGAGCAAATGAGTATCAAAAACGACGTTTTCCACGAAGACCTGGTTCCCAAAACTCCTCTTACAACTTACACACTAGCCAAATTATCTATTGGAAGATGGTTGGTGGTGTCTTTTCGATGCGCCATAAGATTAC AGTTACTATGTCTTCAACTGAAAATACAACTACGCTGGTTATCGATGCTAGAGA CGTGACTGGACCACATGTGAACAAATCTGATTTTGACTCTGACAGCGTCATAACCTT ACTCATCGTGCTACTGGTCGTGTTGTCTGCAATTGTAATAGGTGGAACAGTGGGCTTTTTTCGTAAAAGGGAGAATGTCACAG gaGCCATGAGATTTATCAGAAGTaaaatcaggtgcctaagaaaAGTACAAT TGTCTTCCACAGATCCTAACAGCAGCATCCCCATGCTTAATGCCGGGGGAGAAGGCGACGGtgctgctacatgtacatgtacgtccaATGGAG gaTTGATACCTGTATATAAGGAGATGAATGTTCTAAAAGCAGCTCACTTGAAAGATTTAATTTATCGTGTGGCAACTGGAATTGCTGATACGAATATCAAGAGActtattttcaatttgaaaa ATGATGTCATCGGCAATAGTGACAGGATGTTGGCGAGGGAACTTGATGAAATTACTGATGGAGAACAATTACTGCTCTTCATGCACAGAATGTTTGATCTGAATTTAAATCTTTGCATTCTTCAAGGTTACCTTGAATTGATAGATGAACATAAACTAGCTCAGGAATGCAAACATTTTGCCAAAAGAAGCAAAGAACCCTTATCATTTTATAGGAAACATACCAATAGAAAAG GTGTAACTACAGTATATGTCAAACTTGCCAAGGACAGAAGTGAATGCACTTTAAATGATATCGAAAATGTAGCAAGGAATATAGCGCATTTGGTCAACGCAAAACGGAAAGATGTAAGAATCCGCGGTATCTCCGAGGGATGTGTTCTTCTTCACCTGGACGTGACGAATCGCTTTATCTCCACTCTCAAACGATGTAATTTCAATTGCTTGAAGCAATTCGGTGTATTTCGCATCGAAATATCGGATAAGTGCATATTTCATTGcg ACAATCACCATGAAGACGCAATGCCCCAGGATAAATATTCTAGCAAAAGAAAACGACATACTAGAAAATGGAGATACACATCCCCACAACGCCAAAATACACAAccaaaaaatggggaaaaaaacagAAGCTGCAAACGTATGCATAATTAA